The DNA sequence ACGCCCCCTCCTCCGGCAGCGGCTACGGCAACTCTCCGGGCTCCGGTGCCGGCTACGGCAGCCGGGACTACGGCAGCCCGACGGACCGGCCGGGGCGGGTGGCGGCTACGGCGAACGCTACGACGAGCCGACCGGACGCTACGAGCCCGGTGCCGGCAACACCGGCAACGCCGTCGCCGGCGGCTACGCTCCCCCGGTCGACCCGTACGACTCGGACTCCTCCTCCCCGTCCCCCACTTACGGGCAGGGGCAGGGTCGCGGTTACGGCCAGGACCAGGGCTACCGGCAGTCGTCGGGCCAGGAGTACGGCGGCCGGGGCGGCGGCGACTACGAGCCGACCGGCGGTTACGACCGGGGCAACCGCTACGACGCTCCCAACACGGGCGGCGGTTACGGCGCGGGCCAGCAGGACTACCGCCCCGCCCCGGGCGACGGATATGACCAGACCGGTGGTTACGACCGGGGCGGTTACGACCAGCGCGGCGGCCACGACTCCCGCGGCGGCCACGACTCCCGTGGTGGCTACGACCAGCGCGGCGGTTACGACCGTGGCGGCTACGACCAGCCGGCCGGCGGCTACGACCGTGGTGGCTACGACCAGCAGACCGGCGCCTATGACCAGCGCGGCGGATACGACCAGCGCGGCGGGGGCGGTGGTTACGACCGCCTGCCGGAGCAGCGGGGCGGCTACGACCAGCGCGGCGGATACGACCAGCCGCCGGGTGACTACCCGCCCGACCGGGGCGGCCAGGGCGACCCCCGGCGCGGCGGCCCGCAGCAGGGCCGGCCGGACCGCGGCTCGCTGGACTGGCTGGACGGCTGATCTCCGCAGGGCAACCGCGGGCCGCCGCATTCGTCAGCGCGCAGTGAACGCGTCCGTCAGCCCGCGGTGAAGACGCCGTTACGCAGCACCGGCACCACCGTCGAGACATCCATCTCGACGGCGATCTCGACGTCCGCCGAGTAGCCACGTTCGTGCAGTTCGCGCCCTGAGACGCAGCCGCGCACGGCGGCCGGCACGTCAGGCATGCTGGCCAACGCGGCCAGCGCCACCGCGGCCTCGACCGACAACCCGCCCGGCACCGTCGCCAGTGCGTCGAGCACCACGGCCGCCCCGAGCTGGTCCTCGACGCCGGGGCGCAGGGTCAGGTCGGGCCACCGTTCGCCGGCCGCGACGACGCCGACCGGAGCGTCGACCGAGCCGTACCCGTGCTCGGTGAGCCAGCGCCCGACGGCGGGTGCGTTGCGCAGGCAGCCGGCGACCACCGGGATGCCGGTGGTCGCGGCGGCGGCGCAGATGGCCGAGCCGTTCGGCGACGGCAGGACCAGGTCCGGTACGACGGGCGCGTCCCGCAGCGCCGCCGGTGACAGCGACCACGGATGGGCGTCGTCGACCGAGTCCCTACCGACGGCGACAGCGGCACCGATCCGGGTCGCATACTCGGCGGCCTGGTCGTTCCAGGGGAACGGGTGCACCCGCATACCCCGGGAAACCGCGACCTCGACCGACGTGGTGAACGACAGGACGTCGACGACGACCAGGGCCGCGCAGACGCGTCCCAGTTCGGCGGCGCCGGCGAGGCCCCAGTCGAACCGTGCCCCGCTGCCCGGTTGGGCGAACAGCACCAGGGTCAGGGCGTGTCGGTTGGCCCGGCCGGGGCTGCGGTCCCGGGGTCGCCGGTTTCGGACGTCTGGGCGGGAGCCGTGCTGTCGACCGTTCCGGCGACCACGGCCGCGGCCGGTGGCGCACCTGAAACCGCCGGCTCGGCAGGGCCACTTGCGACGTCGGCGGGCGTAGGCCCGACCGCCGGCTCGGCGGGCGCCGCGTCCTCGGTCACGCCGCCGAAGAGCCGGGGCAGGGTCGCCGTGTACGCCGCCCGCAACTCGTCGAACCCGATCGCGAACTGGCCCTGGATGTCGATACCGTCCTGGTCGGCGCGGGTGACCCCGAGCGCCGTCACCGGTACGCCGTATTCGACGCAGAGACCGGCGAAGGCCTTCTCGTGGCCCCGCCGGACCGCGACGAGGGCGCGTCCGGCCGACTCGCTGAAGAGGTAGACGAACGGCATCGAGCCGCCGCCGAACTCCTCGGGCAGGACGATCCGGGCACCGACCCCGTGCCGCAGCGACGACTCGACCAGGGCCTGCGCGAGGCCGCCGTCGGAGAGGTCGTGCGCGGAGCTGAGGTGACCGACCCGGGCGGCCTCGGCGAGCAGGTCGGCGAGCAGCTTCTCCTGGGCCAGGTCGACCCGGGGCGGTACGCCACCGAGGTGCTCGTGGGCCACCCAGGCCCACTCGGAGCCGGACAGCTCCAGGCGGGTCTCACCGAGGAGGAAGATCGCGTCGCCGTCGGGGTGGGTGGGCCGGGAGAAGCCCATCGGCACCCGCTGCGCCACGTCGTCGAGCACCCCGAGCACCCCGACGACCGGGGTGGGGTGGATGGCGACCGAGCCGGTCTGGTTGTAGAAGCTGACGTTGCCGCCGGTGACCGGGATGCCGAGTTCGGCACAGCCGTCGGCCAGGCCGCGTACGGCCTCGGCGAACTGCCACATCACGCCCGGGTCCTCCGGCGAGCCGAAGTTGAGGCAGTTGGTGACCGCGATCGGACGGGCGCCGGTGACGGCCACGTTGCGGTAGGACTCGGCGAGCGCGAGCCGGGCGCCCTGGTAGGGGTCGAGCCGGGCGTAGCGTCCGTTGCCGTCGACGGAGAGCGCCACACCGAGTCCGGACTGCTCGTCGATCCGGATGACGCCGGAGTCTTCGGGCTGGGCGAGCACGGTGTTGCCGAGGACGTAACGGTCGTACTGCTCGGTCACCCAGGTCCTGTCACAGAGGTTGGGCGACGCGATCATGCGCAGTACGGTCTCCCGCAGCGCGTCGGGGTTGGCCGGGCGCGGCAGCGTCTCGGCGCGGTCGGCCTGGATCAGGATCAGGTCCGACGGCTCGCGCATCGGCCGGGCGTAGACTGGGCCGTCGTCGGCGAGCGAACCCGGCGGTACGTCGACGACGGTGTGGCCGTTCCACGTGATCAGCAGACGGCCGGGCTGCCCGTCGGGGGACGCCGGGGTGACCTCGCCGATCGCGGTGGCGAGTACGCCCCACTTGTCGGCGGTCTTGAGCACCGCCTCCAGCCTGTCGGGGGCGACGATGAGCAGCATCCGCTCCTGGGACTCGCTGGCCAGGATCTCCTGCGGCTCCATCGACTGCTCGCGCAGCGGTACCCGCTCCAGCCAGACCCGCATGCCGGTGCCGGCCGCGGCGGCCGTCTCGGTCAGCGCGCAGGTCAGCCCGGCACCGCCGAGGTCCTGGATGCCGACGACGAGCTGCGCGTCGTAGAGCTCCAGGCAGGCTTCGATCAGCAGCTTCTCGGTGAACGGGTCACCGACCTGGACCGACGGGCGACGCTTGGCGCTGCCGGCGTCGAAGGTGGCGCTGGCCAGTACGGACACGCCGCCGATGCCGTCCCGGCCGGTCTTGGCGCCCATCAGGACAACGATGTTGCCGGCGCCGGCGGCCGCCTTGTTCTGCAGACGGTCGGCGGGGAGCACCCCCAGGCAGAGCGCGTTGACCAGCGGGTTGCCCTGGTAGCAGGGGTCGAAGACCACCTCACCACCGATGTTCGGCAGGCCGAGGCTGTTGCCGTAGCCGCCGACCCCGGCGACCACGCCGGGCAGCACCCGGGCGGTGTCCTCGTGGTCGGCCGCGCCGAACCGCAGCGGGTCCATGACCGCCACCGGGCGGGCGCCCATGGCCAGGATGTCGCGGACGATGCCGCCGACTCCGGTGGCCGCGCCCTGGTAGGGCTCGACGAAGCTCGGGTGGTTGTGCGATTCGACCTTGAAGGTGACGGCCAGGTTGTCGGAGATCCGGATCACGC is a window from the Polymorphospora rubra genome containing:
- a CDS encoding 2-phosphosulfolactate phosphatase; this translates as MVLFAQPGSGARFDWGLAGAAELGRVCAALVVVDVLSFTTSVEVAVSRGMRVHPFPWNDQAAEYATRIGAAVAVGRDSVDDAHPWSLSPAALRDAPVVPDLVLPSPNGSAICAAAATTGIPVVAGCLRNAPAVGRWLTEHGYGSVDAPVGVVAAGERWPDLTLRPGVEDQLGAAVVLDALATVPGGLSVEAAVALAALASMPDVPAAVRGCVSGRELHERGYSADVEIAVEMDVSTVVPVLRNGVFTAG
- the purL gene encoding phosphoribosylformylglycinamidine synthase subunit PurL, whose protein sequence is MTTQPDVRPDAASPVDGPDTVEAATGTPEVPQPYAELGLRDDEYDRIRQILGRRPTQSELAMYSIMWSEHCSYKSSKVHLRQFSEKAPPSDRLLAGIGENAGVIRISDNLAVTFKVESHNHPSFVEPYQGAATGVGGIVRDILAMGARPVAVMDPLRFGAADHEDTARVLPGVVAGVGGYGNSLGLPNIGGEVVFDPCYQGNPLVNALCLGVLPADRLQNKAAAGAGNIVVLMGAKTGRDGIGGVSVLASATFDAGSAKRRPSVQVGDPFTEKLLIEACLELYDAQLVVGIQDLGGAGLTCALTETAAAAGTGMRVWLERVPLREQSMEPQEILASESQERMLLIVAPDRLEAVLKTADKWGVLATAIGEVTPASPDGQPGRLLITWNGHTVVDVPPGSLADDGPVYARPMREPSDLILIQADRAETLPRPANPDALRETVLRMIASPNLCDRTWVTEQYDRYVLGNTVLAQPEDSGVIRIDEQSGLGVALSVDGNGRYARLDPYQGARLALAESYRNVAVTGARPIAVTNCLNFGSPEDPGVMWQFAEAVRGLADGCAELGIPVTGGNVSFYNQTGSVAIHPTPVVGVLGVLDDVAQRVPMGFSRPTHPDGDAIFLLGETRLELSGSEWAWVAHEHLGGVPPRVDLAQEKLLADLLAEAARVGHLSSAHDLSDGGLAQALVESSLRHGVGARIVLPEEFGGGSMPFVYLFSESAGRALVAVRRGHEKAFAGLCVEYGVPVTALGVTRADQDGIDIQGQFAIGFDELRAAYTATLPRLFGGVTEDAAPAEPAVGPTPADVASGPAEPAVSGAPPAAAVVAGTVDSTAPAQTSETGDPGTAAPAGPTDTP